A portion of the Bacteroides faecium genome contains these proteins:
- a CDS encoding DUF456 domain-containing protein: MLDVILIIISGLCMLAGLAGCILPFLPGPPIAYLGLVILHFTDKVQYTTTQLIVWLLIVAVLQVLDYFTPMLGSKYSGGSKWGNWGCIIGTLVGLLFLPWGIILGPFLGAVIGELLGNKEFSQALKSGFGSLLGFILGTLLKFVVCGYFCYQFIVGLVR, translated from the coding sequence ATGCTGGACGTCATTCTGATTATAATAAGTGGTCTTTGTATGCTAGCCGGATTGGCCGGTTGTATTCTTCCGTTTCTTCCGGGACCACCTATTGCTTACCTGGGACTGGTGATTCTCCATTTCACGGATAAAGTGCAATATACCACGACGCAATTAATCGTATGGTTATTGATTGTAGCTGTATTGCAGGTATTGGATTACTTCACGCCGATGCTTGGCAGTAAGTATAGCGGCGGCAGCAAATGGGGAAACTGGGGATGTATCATCGGAACGCTGGTCGGACTTCTTTTCTTGCCTTGGGGAATCATTCTCGGCCCCTTTCTCGGTGCTGTGATTGGTGAGTTATTAGGGAATAAGGAGTTTTCCCAGGCACTCAAGTCCGGGTTCGGCTCATTGCTCGGATTCATCCTCGGCACTTTGCTGAAGTTTGTTGTCTGCGGTTATTTCTGCTATCAGTTTATAGTCGGACTCGTCCGGTAA